The nucleotide window ggttgtgtgttcacgttgtcgttaaaaccttaaattcgGAGATTTCACGTCATTTGGCAGACCACGTCAGAGAACTCTActgaagtgcgtgccgcacgtgcagcaagattagttttcctcattcaaccaatcagattattgtttcctggcgtcgtcgttgccctTACTGTCGTCCTTACTTAAGCTCGTAAGAAGCCTAATGTAACGGAAGTCGCGCTGTAGACTTGTGAACTGTGTtcgcttttgttgttttgtttattcGCCCTGATTAGTTTTGTCTTGATTATTGCTGTATATCTTGTCATTGCTGTATTTTGATTGTTTAGAGGTTCTGGACTCCACTTAGGCATAGATCCTTCTAGAATAATCTATAGAAACCGAAAATAATATCACCTGTCAGGTCTTATGATCTGTGCGTTTCCGGAAAAGGTATTTATAAGGAGATGACGTTTTTGCTATCGACATGTCTGTGTGATCGAGAGAAAGTTtgttaaaattataaataaataaaatctgGGGTTATTCAGTGTCACTGAGAAAAGCGACGGGTCAAATGGGAAATTCCTCACAAGCATGCGGGGTCTTGTTGTAGTTTTAGGAAAGTACTATGTGGCCTAAAGAAGgctaaaataaatgaatttgtTGACTTGGTATTTTAAAGACGAAGAGTTCCGAAATGGTTTGTTCTTGCAACTGAACTGATCACCATCTatcctctttttctttctctttgacTTCCAGAATGTCAAATTGTACTTTAGGCTTAACAGTGGCTGGTGTAAGGTAGGTGTGGTTATGGTTCGTGCAAGTGAAGAGTGTATTTCGCAGTGAAATTCATGTCGATATCTTGGGTGTAATTGCGTGTTCATTGAATGCCTGTATAGGAAGTAATTCTAGTGAAAGTTAATGCCTTTTCGGGTTAAGGGTTATCGGCAaatctttgtttcattttttgctcTATTAGCATAGGAGCTTCGTTGTCTATCAGCCAAGAAATCAGGCTGAAATATTGAAAGTGTATAGCATAATGAGCTATCTCTGAAAATCACTGGATCGCAATATATCAGATAATCTCTGAGCTATGACTCGTTGAAAATTCGAGATTTTACAAAGAATATGTGGGCTCATTAGCGCTTTTGCCATCCAAGAAGTTATCGGATTTTGATGGCTAATAACTCGGTGTTCATCAAAGCCAGCGGGCTTAAACTTGGAGAATTAGCTAAGTTTAGCACTTCCTCTTAACCAGTTTGAAGATAGTATGTGAACAGCATGATGCCCTATTTCAGCTAACTTGTATGTTAATgagacaaaaggtaaactttgacgtcagcaaagattcccTATATGCAGGCCTTTATGAAAGTTTGATTGCATGTGGTAGCTTAGTGACGAGTCAGCAAGTTGATCCCCTAGCGCATGCTCTTTCTTTGACAGGCTCTGTTCATGTTCTGTGGTATCATTACCTGCTGCTATTTCTGCTGTTGTTGCCTTTGCTGTTGTAATTTCTGCTGTGGTAAATGTAAACCAGTCCCCGATGAGCAATGGGAGGACTTTGAATATGATGAGGGAAAAGAAGAAGACGAACCGATAACATCACAACCAGGGAGCAACGGGAATGCCACGAGTTCCGAACAGCTACCAAAGTCACCAGGCGTCGACAGTGCGAACAGCAACAGTACAGCTTCGTCCGCTATCCCCATGCCCTCGTCGTGAATGACGGTGATGTACTTTAGGGAATGGGGAGGACGACTTGCGACCGTTTTTGACGGGGCAGACATATTGAATCTTAGCTTTGTGGTGTGATTAAATTGTTTAACCCGAACGTCAAAGGCCCTTTGACCGGGTTATTGTAAATGTCAAACATAAGTTTGACTCCATATGTATTAGTTCGCGACAAGTGACTTTTTTTGTGGAATTCAATTTAGCCTTTTTGTTGGCTAATCattaatatttctttcatttctgtatTCCTTCGTCCATAGTATTTAGTTTTCCTTCGTAAGccgtttaaccctttccaccctaaggggttccccattgacgagtaaaatcgtctggcgttagacagagtaaaatctataagtgccatttgacactcataggaggaaaagggttaagaaCTGATGATTTCGTGATGCAATGTGGCTGCCTGGCCAAACATGTAAAATGATTTCTGGTTTTGACAACGGTCTTATAATGATTAACATGAAGTGGCTTTTCGTCATTGAGCGCCATAACTTGCTTCCCTAGTGCTGTGAAAATCTGTTATTTTGTTGGCCTTATTAAGATATCATTTCTTGTACTAAGGTATGAGTTGCCTCGCCTTTTTTGGTTTGATATTTTGTGATCATTGCCAAGACACTATTATCTCTTTCGATGGTATTTTGTATCGTGACTGGTAACTAGGCTTTAGAAAATGGGACTTTTAACATTCGAGCAAATAGGGCGTATTTTCCTTAGTACAACAATATACTTGTTTGAAAATGCATGACTTGGGGACAAAAAATTCGAAGGtggagcaattttcaaatgactgtcgaaattGATTAAGCGATTGGGATTACAAAActtggtgattggctaaaaaatctcgcgccagtttttcaatcaatgagGAGATAAACCAAAatcaccttgtacgcgcgactTTTCCCGCACTTTGAGCAAGTTGAAGACAATTCCTGGGAATTCTGCTTGGCTCattgtgctgtttgctcctgttgtgattgattAGAGTAATGTTTTGGCGTTGGTTTTTCGGCATTcgtttgaaaaccactctatcaACAGTTTGTCGGGTTAGAACAGTTGACTTGAACCAGATTTCCTCACTGGAGCAGTTATTCAGTACTTTTAGGTGtttcaaaaacaaatacaaaagtGGACGTCACAGTGCTGACGCCCTCTAACAAAAAGTCAGTCGCACTCAAGAAGGCGGCTGTTGCTTGTACGAAATTTTAACCTCGTTTCCTGGGGAAAGGGGGAAGCCTGGGAATGAGATTAAGATCTCATGGAAAACGAGGCTTGAATATTACGATAATGCTGTGTGTTGGCGCGAGCTTTTCCCTAAGTTTAACCAGAAAACTTAATTTCTTTTTGCCTGAGGGGCATTATCCGTGGTTACCTTTACCTCAgctaataatattgtttgttttgctgagatatcaaaaattataaattcaGTGGTATTTTTTTATTCGTCGACGGGTTACCTCTAAACTACAACTTCGAGAAGTCTTTTGTGTTCCAGAGGTCATGATTAGAACATGCTTTTAAGATAGTATTTACAGCGCCCGAAACTGATTTTCCCTTCAATGTCGTTGGTTGGGACTTAATCTCGAGGCAATAGAAAGTGACTAACTTAAGTCAGGCtaaaaagtttgtttgtttttcaatgattGCTAAGTATTATATCAAGCTTCTTTTGTAACGTTGTCTCAGTTTTAGATGTGCCTTATCTGCAACTTAAGACAGCCTTTCTTGGCTTTTTTGCTTAAGAGAATCTATTCTGTCTCTTATTTGTGCGCCAACTCTTTTGAACAGTCTTATTTGGATTGATTGATCAGTCAGGTGAATTACATACTGTTTAACTCTAAAATTTAGGTTCATTGTAAAATAacttattgcaataattatcgTAATTGTGCAAGCTTTCGTAAATAAAAACGGGAACGTCCGTGTGGTCGCTTGGTTGTTTTtcgttttaattgttttttcatgTTAAATTAGAGAAGAGGCTTGGGAAGCGGTGAAACCTCGTCCTCGCGCGGATTAGATGTGTCGTCACTGAAGTCAACAGGTCGTTGGTCTTGGAGCTTCTGGTTCGATGTTGAAATAGAATTCTTGGGGCGCGAGATTGTGAGCAGATTCAATACTTACGGGGgggaagaaaaataaaagtacaaaagaTAATCATGATAGTAAAGTgatttaaatgaaagaaaaacttaaacATCTTAATCATTCACAGGTTTAACTGAATGTCTCGGAAAACACCGACATTTAGACGCCTAAAATGTACTTGCTTTAATGAGATCTGAAAGttgtaaaaggaagaaaaaagccTTCAATTGCTAGTTAAACCATGTGTTATTATAAGATACTGAAGCCTTTAGTTATTTGATTGACTTCAAATTTGTGGTGATCCATGTGTGGCCATTGAATCAGGTATTCTCGAGGTGAGAGCAATTTGTGTGGGCCATAAGTGAGCAATACATTTCCCTGAGAACTCACTTTAAATAGATTAAGTTCTTCGGACAAAAATAAAACTAGCAAGTTCAGCTTCGTTTGCTGACCACTACATAAACAGTGTTCAGACAATTTCAACATTCTTTCAGTTCTCTAAGCTTATCCATTGCTGGATTATCTCTGTTGTTTTAATAAGAACTGGAATAGTTTATAATGGAGATACCAGACAAGAAAGAAAATGCTCTAACGGATACTAGCCTATGTTTGAATCGAAATTCTTTGAATTAAGTTTTGAAGACCGAGAACTGAATTTTAGCAGCGATGAAACTGCtgccaaaaaaattatatcattACCGTGAAGTCTACGATGGGACATCATTGAGAACATCTACGATGGGACATCATTAAGAACATCCGAACGGATTGTTTCGCAGACATCAAGATAGCAGACAATAATGA belongs to Acropora muricata isolate sample 2 chromosome 9, ASM3666990v1, whole genome shotgun sequence and includes:
- the LOC136929452 gene encoding dnaJ homolog subfamily C member 5-like isoform X2; translation: MEYEKMEDESNQGASLYEVLGVDKNATPEEIKKAYRKMALKHHPDKNPNNPEATEKFKEVNHAHSILSDPGKREIYDKYGSMGLYIAEQFGDENVKLYFRLNSGWCKALFMFCGIITCCYFCCCCLCCCNFCCGKCKPVPDEQWEDFEYDEGKEEDEPITSQPGSNGNATSSEQLPKSPGVDSANSNSTASSAIPMPSS
- the LOC136929452 gene encoding dnaJ homolog subfamily C member 5-like isoform X1, with protein sequence MAPYTGVKDEKKEGETEERSTNQGASLYEVLGVDKNATPEEIKKAYRKMALKHHPDKNPNNPEATEKFKEVNHAHSILSDPGKREIYDKYGSMGLYIAEQFGDENVKLYFRLNSGWCKALFMFCGIITCCYFCCCCLCCCNFCCGKCKPVPDEQWEDFEYDEGKEEDEPITSQPGSNGNATSSEQLPKSPGVDSANSNSTASSAIPMPSS